Proteins from a single region of Haloarcula laminariae:
- a CDS encoding TRAM domain-containing protein: protein MEISDELLCLFSADVTVEDDRYLVEVPRREVETGAVEAGGTYRVALISADIDDEADESAETETPPDQPQPPVEPGETRYVEIEDIGKQGDGIARVERGYVIIVPGADIGERVKIEVTEVKSNFAVGEIIDEDL from the coding sequence ATGGAAATCTCGGACGAACTGCTGTGTCTGTTCAGTGCTGACGTGACTGTCGAGGACGACCGGTATCTCGTCGAGGTGCCGCGGCGCGAGGTCGAGACGGGCGCCGTCGAGGCAGGCGGGACATACCGGGTCGCTCTTATCTCCGCGGATATCGACGACGAGGCAGACGAGAGCGCCGAGACCGAGACGCCGCCGGACCAGCCACAGCCGCCGGTCGAACCGGGCGAGACCCGCTACGTCGAGATAGAGGACATCGGCAAGCAGGGCGACGGCATCGCCCGCGTCGAGCGGGGGTACGTCATCATCGTCCCCGGGGCCGACATCGGCGAGCGCGTGAAAATCGAAGTGACGGAAGTGAAGTCCAACTTCGCCGTCGGCGAGATAATCGACGAGGACCTGTAG
- a CDS encoding YkgJ family cysteine cluster protein, which produces MDSLETELDRARELDVGELADAIEAIGFECTRCGACCKSEDGCGDGSSTDESDPEPHTATVFPDEIRRLQEAGDYDFRDVARPMPYGIEATPDGPQGETFEWALQTDACGDCTFYEETDGTGACTVHEDRPLICETYPFSVALGGTSQPMGEAVDSEGMVRAHECEGLGRDVSRDDAEDLAAALKERAVRELQEAIGVRENYEPTDVEGVVVHDSEGQKRPDGTEL; this is translated from the coding sequence ATGGACTCGCTCGAAACCGAACTCGACCGCGCCCGCGAGCTGGACGTGGGCGAGCTCGCGGACGCCATCGAGGCCATCGGCTTCGAGTGTACGCGCTGTGGGGCCTGCTGTAAGAGCGAGGACGGGTGTGGGGACGGGTCGTCGACCGATGAGAGCGACCCCGAGCCACACACGGCCACCGTCTTCCCCGACGAGATTCGCCGCCTCCAGGAAGCCGGCGACTACGACTTCCGCGACGTGGCCCGGCCGATGCCTTACGGGATAGAGGCGACACCCGACGGCCCTCAGGGCGAGACCTTCGAGTGGGCGCTCCAGACCGACGCCTGCGGCGACTGCACGTTCTACGAGGAAACCGACGGCACCGGGGCCTGTACCGTCCACGAGGACCGGCCGCTCATCTGTGAGACGTATCCCTTCTCCGTCGCGCTTGGCGGGACCAGCCAGCCGATGGGCGAGGCGGTCGACAGCGAGGGGATGGTTCGCGCCCACGAGTGTGAGGGATTAGGCCGGGACGTCTCCCGGGACGACGCCGAGGACCTGGCCGCGGCGCTGAAAGAGCGGGCGGTCAGAGAACTACAGGAGGCGATAGGCGTCAGGGAGAACTACGAGCCGACAGACGTCGAGGGCGTCGTCGTCCACGACTCCGAGGGACAGAAGCGGCCCGACGGCACCGAGCTGTGA